A region from the Corylus avellana chromosome ca7, CavTom2PMs-1.0 genome encodes:
- the LOC132186916 gene encoding omega-3 fatty acid desaturase, chloroplastic, whose amino-acid sequence MATWVLSECGLKPLPRIFYPPLRNGLASNTTFPSKIRPPPICKKSLCVGSSLRLSSGLRGNSWWALNVSAPLRVPSVGEEDEKSDQRVNGVEDDGEFDPGSPPPFRLADIRAAIPKHCWVKDPWKSMSYVVRDVVVVFGLAAVAAYFNNWIVWPLYWIAQGTMFWALFVLGHDCGHGSFSSNLNLNSVVGHLLHSSILVPYHGWRISHRTHHQNHGHVENDESWHPLPEKMYKNLDYVTRSLRFTLPFPMLAYPFYLWVRSPGKKGSHYHPNSDLFVPNERKDVITSTACWTAMAALLVCLSFAMGPVQLLKLYGVPYWIFVVWLDVVTYLHHHGHEDKLPWYRGKEWSYLRGGLTTLDRDYGVINNIHHDIGTHVIHHLFPQIPHYHLVEATEAARPVFGKYYREPKRSGPLPFHLLGTLIRSMKQDRYVSDAGDVVYYQTDTQQYEPEASK is encoded by the exons ATGGCGACCTGGGTCTTGTCAGAATGTGGCCTCAAGCCTCTTCCTAGAATATTCTACCCTCCGCTCAGAAATGGGCTAGCATCAAACACTACCTTCCCTTCCAAGATAAGGCCGCCACCCATTTGTAAAAAAAGCCTCTGTGTTGGTTCTTCTTTGAGACTATCAAGCGGGCTTAGAGGAAACAGTTGGTGGGCACTAAATGTGAGTGCGCCATTGAGGGTCCCGTCTGTGGGAGAGGAAGATGAAAAGAGCGATCAGAGAGTTAATGGGGTTGAAGATGATGGAGAATTCGACCCCGGTTCACCTCCTCCTTTTCGGTTGGCCGATATCCGAGCAGCCATTCCAAAGCATTGTTGGGTTAAAGACCCTTGGAAATCAATGAGCTATGTTGTGAGGGATGTGGTCGTGGTTTTTGGTTTGGCGGCTGTTGCGGCTTACTTCAACAATTGGATTGTTTGGCCTCTGTACTGGATTGCTCAGGGGACCATGTTCTGGGCTCTCTTTGTTCTTGGCCACGACTG TGGTCATGGGAGCTTCTCTAGTAATCTTAATCTCAATAGTGTTGTGGGGCATCTCCTTCATTCTTCAATCCTTGTCCCCTACCATGGATG GAGAATTAGCCACCGGACTCATCATCAAAACCACGGACACGTCGAGAATGATGAATCGTGGCATCCA TTGCCCGAGAAGATGTACAAGAATTTGGATTATGTCACCCGATCATTGAGGTTCACCTTGCCTTTTCCAATGCTGGCTTACCCTTTCTATTTG TGGGTTCGAAGTCCTGGAAAGAAGGGCTCTCATTACCACCCCAACAGCGATTTGTTTGTcccaaatgaaagaaaagatgtTATCACCTCAACTGCTTGTTGGACCGCAATGGCTGCACTTCTTGTGTGCTTATCCTTTGCAATGGGTCCTGTCCAACTGCTTAAACTCTATGGCGTTCCCTACTGG ATATTTGTAGTGTGGCTGGATGTAGTCACTTACTTGCATCACCACGGCCACGAGGACAAGCTTCCCTGGTATCGTGGAAAG GAATGGAGTTATCTGAGAGGAGGACTTACAACTCTTGACCGTGATTATGGAGTAATCAACAACATCCATCACGATATTGGGACCCATGTGATCCATCACCTATTCCCCCAAATCCCACATTACCACTTAGTAGAAGCA ACGGAGGCAGCTAGGCCAGTGTTCGGGAAGTACTACCGGGAGCCGAAGAGGTCCGGTCCTCTCCCATTTCACCTATTGGGAACCCTTATAAGAAGCATGAAACAAGATCGCTATGTGAGCGACGCCGGAGATGTTGTATATTACCAAACAGACACACAACAATATGAACCTGAGGCATCAAAATGA